Proteins found in one Oryza glaberrima chromosome 4, OglaRS2, whole genome shotgun sequence genomic segment:
- the LOC127772200 gene encoding putative invertase inhibitor has product MTTMKLVRSFSPLIVFSLLLLLTSSTTSRASLVDDACTSFAASHADIGYAYCVRFFQSDEGSATADRYGLAAIAVKISAATARGTAKRIADLQDMERDKRRKDCLSACGEVYDSAVDSLDEAAKGIASRSADGLRDAVTVLSAALDTPDTCEDGFRELGLASPLVAEDEEFSKESAIALGVTSALSPPS; this is encoded by the coding sequence ATGACGACCATGAAGCTTGTGCGATCGTTCTCTCCTCTCATCGTCTTCTCCTTGCTCCTCCTGCTCACCTCCTCCACGACGTCCAGAGCCTCCCTCGTGGACGACGCCTGCACGTCGTTCGCGGCTAGCCACGCGGACATCGGCTACGCCTACTGCGTCAGGTTCTTCCAGTCCGACGAGGGCAGCGCCACCGCGGACAGGtacggcctcgccgccatcgccgtgaAGATCAGCGCGGCGACGGCCAGGGGCACCGCCAAGCGCATCGCGGACCTGCAGGACATGGAGCGCGACAAGAGGAGGAAAGATTGCCTGAGCGCGTGCGGGGAGGTGTACGACTCCGCCGTGGACAGCCTCGACGAGGCGGCCAAGGGCATCGCGTCGCGCAGCGCCGACGGCCTGCGGGACGCGGTGACCGTGCTCAGCGCCGCGCTGGACACCCCCGACACGTGCGAGGACGGGTTCCGCGAGCTCGGCCTGGCCTCGCCGCTGGTCGCCGAGGACGAGGAGTTCAGCAAAGAGTCGGCCATCGCTCTCGGTGTCACATCGGCCTTATCGCCGCCGAGCTAG
- the LOC127770057 gene encoding probable purine permease 11, which translates to MADSNAGGNNSSGAANNAEVQIPIPAPSKAEAAAAPETPAGKPFRWWAMVAVDVFFLIAGQTSATLLGRYYYTQGGRSKWISAFVRTAGFPILFFTLFFFPSKSPSSCTNTPMAKLAVIYIVLGLIIAADDMMYTGGLKYLPASTYSLICASQLAFNVVFSYVLNSQKVTPLIFNSVVLLTMSASLIGVSKESQGVTGVSGGKYLLGFVLTLGASCTYSLILALMQLTFETIIKKHTFSAVLNMQIYTALVATAASVVGLFASGEWRSLRGEMNAFRSGQFSYLMTLLWAAVSWQVANIGVLGLIFEVSALFSNVISTVSLPVIPFFAVVVFHDRMNGVKIVAMLIAIWGFISYLIQHYLDGKKAKKASSGDSAQG; encoded by the exons ATGGCGGACAGTAACGCCGGCGGCAACAACAGTAGCGGTGCCGCGAACAACGCCGAGGTCCAGATACCGATCCCAG CTCCATCCAAGGCTGAAGCTGCAGCAGCTCCGGAAACACCAGCAGGCAAGCCATTTCGATGGTGGGCGATGGTGGCAGTGGACGTCTTCTTCCTCATCGCCGGTCAGACATCGGCGACACTGCTGGGCAGATACTACTACACCCAAGGCGGCCGCAGCAAGTGGATATCGGCGTTCGTGCGGACGGCCGGCTTCCCGATACTGTTCttcaccctcttcttcttcccctcgaAGTCACCGTCCTCCTGCACCAACACTCCCATGGCCAAGCTCGCCGTGATATACATCGTCCTGGGCCtcatcatcgccgccgacgacatgATGTACACTGGTGGCCTCAAGTACCTCCCCGCTTCGACCTACTCGCTCATCTGTGCCAGCCAGCTCGCGTTCAATGTCGTCTTCTCATACGTGCTCAACTCCCAGAAGGTCACTCCTCTGATATTCAACTCCGTCGTGCTGCTCACCATGTCCGCTTCGCTCATCGGAGTCAGCAAGGAGTCTCAGGGGGTCACCGGCGTCTCGGGAGGGAAGTATCTGCTCGGTTTCGTGCTGACGCTGGGGGCGTCGTGCACCTACTCGCTGATCCTCGCGCTGATGCAGCTCACCTTCGAGACCATCATCAAGAAGCACACCTTCTCAGCCGTCCTTAACATGCAGATCTACACGGCGCTCGTGGCGACGGCCGCGTCGGTGGTCGGGCTGTTCGCGAGCGGCGAGTGGAGGTCGCTGAGGGGGGAGATGAACGCGTTCAGGTCAGGGCAGTTCTCCTACCTGATGACGCTGCTGTGGGCGGCCGTGTCGTGGCAGGTGGCCAACATCGGGGTGCTCGGCCTCATCTTCGAGGTGTCGGCGCTCTTCTCCAACGTGATCAGCACGGTGTCACTGCCGGTCATCCCGTTCTTCGCGGTGGTGGTGTTCCACGACAGGATGAACGGGGTGAAGATCGTGGCCATGCTGATTGCAATTTGGGGATTTATTTCGTATCTGATTCAGCACTATCTAGATGGCAAGAAAGCGAAGAAGGCTTCATCGGGTGATAGTGCGCAGGGGTGA
- the LOC127769984 gene encoding probable purine permease 11 gives MPYQPFYLFIVSLIDDDSKLASFSLPLLLDEWMTSTRPILLFILFLNLTMSDATEIQLQITGVRGQEDVVAESDKSTSRADGTAAAAAAAAAPLPPVSSQRLRWWAVVLANIVFVLGGQSVATLLGRIYYDQGGGSLWLATVVQSCGAPLAVPLLLYFRRPEASPVARPPLLKIAAIYAGLGVLLAGDNLMYSYALLYLPLSTYSLVCATQLCFNAVFSYFLNKERFTALVLNSVVLLTFSAALVGVSHSSEETNSSVPEGKFALGFVLALSASAAFALILSLMQLTFDTVLRSNAAHAVLELQLWSNAAASCVSVAGLFISGEWSSLTAEMDGYKKGEVAYGMTLAWTAISWQLATMGMVGLVATVSSLFTNVISTVGMPLSPIMAVIFLGDRMDGAKVIAMLIGIWGFLSYVYQHYLDDAKSKNTAGSADVTQTSEAKL, from the exons ATGCCCTATCAACCCTTTTATCTTTTTATCGTTTCATTGATTGATGACGACTCCAAGTTGGCAAGTTTCAGCCTTCCGCTGCTGCTGGACGAGTGGATGACGAGCACTAGGCCCATCTTGTTGTTTATCCTTTTTCTGAACCTCACAATGAGCGATGCTACTGAAATTCAGCTGCAGATTACAG GTGTCCGAGGCCAAGAAGACGTGGTAGCAGAGTCTGACAAGAGCACGTCTCGAGCAGATggaactgcggcggcggcggcggcggcggcggcgccgctgccgcctgtgTCCAGccagcggctgcggtggtgggcGGTGGTCCTTGCCAACATCGTGTTCGTCCTCGGCGGGCAGAGCGTGGCCACGCTCCTCGGCCGGATTTACTACGACCAGGGCGGCGGCAGCTTGTGGCTGGCGACGGTGGTGCAGTCCTgcggcgcgccgctcgccgtcccaCTGCTGCTCTACTTCCGGCGGCCAGAGGCCTCCCCGGTGGCACGTCCGCCGCTGCTCAAGATCGCTGCCATCTACGCCGGCCTtggcgtcctcctcgccggcgacaacCTGATGTACTCCTACGCGCTCCTCTACCTGCCGCTGTCGACGTACTCCCTCGTCTGCGCCACCCAGCTCTGCTTCAACGCCGTCTTCTCCTACTTCCTCAACAAGGAGAGGTTCACCGCGCTCGTGCTCAACTCCGTCGTGCTGCTCACCTtctccgccgcgctcgtcggcgTGAGCCACTCCTCGGAGGAGACCAACAGCAGCGTCCCGGAGGGCAAGTTCGCGCTGGGGTTCGTCCTGGCgctgtcggcgtcggcggcgttcgCCCTGATCCTGTCCCTGATGCAGCTCACGTTCGACACGGTGCTCAGGAGCAACGCGGCACACGCCGTGCTGGAGCTGCAGCTCTGGAGCaacgccgccgcgtcgtgcgTGTCGGTGGCCGGGCTGTTCATCTCCGGCGAGTGGAGCTCCCTGACGGCGGAGATGGACGGGTACAAGAAGGGCGAGGTGGCCTACGGGATGACGCTGGCGTGGACGGCCATCTCGTGGCAGCTCGCCACGATGGGCATGGTGGGGCTCGTCGCGACGGTGTCGTCGCTGTTCACGAACGTGATCAGCACGGTGGGGATGCCGCTGTCGCCGATCATGGCGGTGATCTTCCTCGGCGACCGGATGGACGGTGCCAAAGTGATAGCCATGCTCATTGGCATCTGGGGATTCTTGTCCTACGTTTACCAGCACTACCTCGATGACGCCAAGAGCAAGAACACAGCTGGGTCAGCTGACGTCACACAAACTTCAGAAGCAAAACTCTGA